One stretch of Pseudomonas azotoformans DNA includes these proteins:
- a CDS encoding MurR/RpiR family transcriptional regulator — MSRTDPETTLEDSIASPPINAERLLQLITDEYESLPRQLKRIASYMSQQSDRIMVDRISDIARECEVHPSAIVRFSQRFGFSGFSEMQALFREAYTHKTTPVQNYQQRIRSMIANKSQKASGGDLARECVNATLSGIERLGLELDDVAFDKAVDLVVNADNIYVVGVRRSFAVADYLVYNLQHTNKRIHLISGLGGSYREQMRSVRANDLVIAISFTPYGKETQHCLRIAQHHQAKTLIITDSNLSPLAKRANAVLLVNEGSSFAFRSLSATLCLCQALFIAVAYRLELKVDEIHEQVGFDD; from the coding sequence ATGTCCCGCACCGATCCCGAGACCACCCTGGAAGACTCTATCGCCAGCCCTCCGATCAATGCCGAGCGCCTGTTGCAGCTGATCACCGACGAATACGAGAGCCTGCCGCGCCAGCTCAAGCGCATCGCCAGCTACATGAGCCAGCAGAGCGACCGGATCATGGTCGACCGCATCAGCGACATCGCCCGCGAATGCGAAGTGCACCCGTCGGCCATCGTGCGTTTCTCGCAGCGTTTCGGGTTCAGTGGCTTTAGTGAGATGCAGGCACTGTTTCGCGAGGCCTACACCCACAAGACCACGCCGGTGCAGAACTACCAGCAGCGCATCCGCAGCATGATCGCCAACAAGTCGCAAAAGGCCAGCGGCGGCGACCTGGCGCGCGAATGCGTCAACGCCACGCTGTCAGGCATCGAGCGCCTGGGCTTGGAGCTGGATGATGTCGCCTTCGACAAAGCCGTGGACCTGGTGGTCAACGCCGACAACATCTACGTGGTCGGCGTGCGCCGTTCCTTTGCGGTGGCCGATTACCTGGTCTACAACCTGCAGCACACCAACAAGCGCATCCACCTGATCTCGGGCCTGGGCGGCAGCTACCGCGAGCAGATGCGCAGCGTGCGCGCCAATGACCTGGTGATCGCCATCAGCTTCACGCCCTACGGCAAAGAGACCCAGCACTGCCTGCGCATCGCCCAGCACCACCAGGCCAAGACGCTGATCATCACCGACAGCAACCTGTCGCCCCTGGCCAAGCGGGCGAACGCAGTGCTGTTGGTGAATGAAGGCTCGTCGTTCGCCTTCCGCTCGTTGAGCGCCACCCTGTGCCTGTGCCAGGCGCTGTTTATTGCGGTGGCGTACCGGTTGGAGCTGAAGGTGGATGAGATTCACGAGCAGGTCGGGTTCGACGACTGA